In Zea mays cultivar B73 chromosome 7, Zm-B73-REFERENCE-NAM-5.0, whole genome shotgun sequence, the following proteins share a genomic window:
- the LOC103633218 gene encoding glycine-rich cell wall structural protein 1 — MAVAKKPTRALPHLLLVAFLCLTCSVCARFDDDYDDSRYGPGGFGRGPGFDRGPRGGYRRGPDFGRGPFGRDCRFGRCRRGGGGLGGGGGGGLGGGGGGGLGGGGGLGGGGGGGLGGGGGLGGGGGGGGGLGGGGGAGAGGGFGGGVGGGGGAGGGLGGGGGGGFGGGGGGGLGGGGGKGGGFGAGDGIGSGAGGGSGLGGGGGGGMGGGGGGGLGGGAGGGFGAGGGVGGGAGGGGGLGGGGGGGLGGGKGGGFGAGGGMGGGAGGGGGLGSGGGLGGGGGLGGGKGGGFGAGGGMGGGAGGGGGLGGGGGGGFGGGKGGGFGAGGGIGGGAGGGGGLGGGGGGMGGGGGGGLGGGSGGGFGGGAGGGVGGGGGLGGGGGGGMGGGGGGGLGHGVGLGGGGGGGLGIGIGVGVGVGLGAGAGAGAGGGAGAGAVAGNRGR, encoded by the coding sequence ATGGCGGTGGCCAAGAAGCCTACCCGCGCTCTCCCTCATCTCCTCCTCGTAGCCTTCCTCTGCTTGACGTGCTCTGTTTGTGCTCGCTTCGACGATGACTACGACGACTCGAGGTATGGCCCTGGAGGTTTCGGTCGTGGTCCGGGCTTTGATCGTGGCCCGAGAGGTGGCTACCGACGCGGTCCGGACTTCGGACGTGGACCGTTTGGTCGTGACTGTCGCTTCGGTCGCTGCCGCAGAGGTGGTGGCGGACTTGGAGGCGGTGGAGGCGGTGGCCTTGGAGGTGGTGGAGGTGGCGGACTTGGAGGTGGCGGCGGGCTTGgcggtggaggaggtggtggcctTGGAGGTGGTGGCGGACTTGGAGGCGgcggtggaggaggtggtggccttggtggtggaggtggcgcTGGTGCtggaggaggttttggtggtggcGTCGGAGGAGGAGGTGGTGCAGGAGGCGGACTTGGtggtggaggcggtggtggaTTTGGAGGCGGCGGAGGCGGTGGACTCGGAGGTGGTGGAGGCAAAGGTGGCGGCTTTGGTGCTGGCGATGGCATCGGAAGCGGagctggtggtggcagtggactaGGTGGTGGAGGCGGCGGTGGAAtgggtggtggcggcggcggtggcctcGGAGGAGGCGCGGGAGGAGGCTTCGGAGCGGGTGGCGGCGTAGGTGGTGGAGCCGGCGGAGGTGGTGGCcttggtggcggtggaggtggagGGCTTGGAGGAGGCAAGGGTGGAGGCTTTGGGGCCGGCGGTGGTATGGGAGGTGGCGCAGGCGGAGGTGGCGGACTTGGTAGCGGTGGTGGGCTTGGTGGCGGTGGAGGGCTTGGAGGAGGCAAGGGTGGAGGCTTTGGGGCCGGCGGTGGTATGGGAGGTGGGGCAGGCGGAGGTGGTGGgcttggtggcggtggaggcggaggttttgGAGGAGGTAAGGGCGGAGGCTTTGGAGCCGGCGGTGGTATAGGAGGTGGGGCAGGAGGAGGCGGGGGGCTtggtggcggcggcggtggcatgggcggtggtggtggaggcggactaggtggtggttcaggaggaggatTCGGTGGCGGGGCAGGCGGTGGCGTTGGAGGAGGAGGCGGccttggtggtggtggcggcggaggTATGGGCGGTGGAGGCGGCGGCGGCCTTGGACATGGCGTTGGTCTCGGtggagggggcgggggcggcctcgGCATCGGCATTGGCGTTGGCGTCGGAGTCGGGTTGGGcgcgggggcaggcgcaggcGCAGGTGGCGGCGCTGGTGCGGGTGCTGTTGCTGGAAACCGCGGGCGTTGA
- the LOC103634310 gene encoding uncharacterized protein, which produces MSSETAAAPSETEAARANLLKRNSDDVGWEYGVLVDANNKDKVKCKFCDKEMRGGIYRLKEHLAHVGKNVKKCTSATPQALEAKEKCKKAIVAAKRKREEKTIRELELREEVNVSRVGEESEEVTCVGSSQPHKLGPIDKWTRAIDPTKADSFKQQQLNKELWKEREHEVHKFIARWAYNHGIPFNACDNDEFKQMCEAIGQFGPGLTPPTQDAFRGSLLEEEYERTKCLLQEREAEKMKNGCSIMTDAWSDRKRRSIMKSSR; this is translated from the exons ATGTCATCAGAAACTGCAGCTGCACCTTCTGAAACTGAAGCAGCTAGAGCGAATCTCCTAAAAAGAAATTCAGATGATGTTGGATGGGAATATGGTGTTCTTGTTGATGCTAACAACAAAGACAAGGTGAAGTGTAAGTTCTGTGACAAGGAGATGAGGGGAGGGATTTATAGGTTGAAGGAGcatcttgcccatgttggaaagaATGTGAAGAAATGCACGTCTGCAACACCGCAGGCTCTAGAGGCTAAAGAGAAGTGCAAGAAAGCAATAGTGGCTGCAAAAAGGAAGAGGGAGGAGAAGACTATTCGTGAGCTAGAACTTAGAGAGGAAGTGAATGTATCTAGGGTTGGAGAGGAGTCAGAAGAAGTCACTTGTGTTGGAAGCTCACAGCCTCACAAATTAGGGCCAATTGACAAATGGACACGTGCTATTGATCCTACCAAGGCTGATTCATTCAAACAACAGCAGCTGAACAAGGAATTATGGAAAGAAAGAGAGCATGAGGTGCACAAGTTTATTGCAAGATGGGCCTATAATCATG GAATACCTTTCAATGCATGTGACAATGATGAGTTCAAGCAAATGTGTGAAGCAATTGGACAATTTGGACCAGGACTtacacctccaactcaagatgcCTTTCGAGGTAGTTTGCTGGAAGAAGAATATGAAAGAACCAAGTGTTTGCTGCAGGAACGTGAAGCCGAGAAGATGAAAAATGGGTGCTCTATTATGACCGATGCTTGGTCAGATAGGAAGAGGAGAAGCATAATGAAATCATCCAGATAA